Below is a genomic region from Scomber scombrus chromosome 3, fScoSco1.1, whole genome shotgun sequence.
AATGTATGACAAACTGTGTTTATGTAACTGCCTTCAGTCAAAATACTGGGAATGTTTATTCAGAATGAAAGCAACCACAATGTGACTATTTTTACTTACTCTTTACaatttacattaatataattgacaataaaaaagtcTGCATTTAATACATTGTGTAGTTATCTTTATCCTcacaatttaaattaaacaagcCAACATCTTTAAAGTGTGTAGCTTACTGTCTGAGACTGTAACACGTTAATGAAGACTTGTTGACTTGTGATTTGAAATGTGATTAGCTTGAGCTTTTAATGGTTTGCCTTTTCAGACTGAGCTGTTGAATTACATCCCACAGAATGAGTTTAACACAAAGAAGCAAAGAGCCTTCAATTCAGTTAAACCTTCATCCCTGTAAACCTGCACAGTGGCTTAGCCTCTCTGTTTCATCCAGCAATTCACTTACAGAATGACTATCAGTCATACTACTCATCTTACATGCCACTCAAGTGATGAGAAAGCCTGCTCAGCTGTTCTTCCATTATCCGATTATCTTGAGCCCCACCTCCGTGTGAACTTAGGACACCAGTGCTTTCCTTTCTCTGCTTTCTCCCTGTCCTTTGCATGTAAGACTTTTAATTCCTCCCACTGACTTATTTGAATAGCTTGGCATTTCGTTATGTAACAGCCTTGAAGCTGCTGAGTTAGTGTGTGGTTGATTGTTGCAAGAGACGATTACAGCTGCCTTCTGTTGTGTTATCTCACATCAAGGCAAAGGGCTCGACTAATGGGCCATGTTCTGTGTCTACTGTGTCTGTGCACACGTAAATAAATGGTGTCAAGTTTTGAAACTGACACGGCTCTCTGCCGGTCAAGTAATATTAAACAATGGATGAAGAAATCAGGCCATAGCCAAAATTAGAAATGTGATACTCAGACAGAAAAGTGATCTGTAGAAAGGATTGAGTTTATCCGTATGGACACAAAGGCATTTGAGCTgcctggggggaaaaaataggtTGCATTTGATGTTTATGCTGTAATTTTAAAAACCTGACACTTACAGTACACATAGAGACTCTCTTTATTAATtcacagatttgtttttggCTCATGCTCATCAACCTGTGAATAAAGACGTTGACCCCAAAGGTCAACTGTAACATGAGATCACGACCTGTCAGTGttctgttgccatgacaacagccCCCCTGCAAACATTTGTGATGGTCGGGTCATGTACCTGCGCTGACACGTCTGACATATTAGCAGGgatggttttaaaaaatatactacTGTCTATAGCACTCTACACCAGCCACGTTACAATAGATGTTTGTGGTGtcaattaaattaatcaaaaacgtaacaaaaataaccaaaacaaaaaaaacgtaatacattttatttctattcagCAGCATGTCCAGAATGTCAAATGTTGGAAATGGAAAAAGTTAAAACAGGTTTACAAACAGTGACAGTTAAATACAtaagaaaagaaatatatagAAGCTGGACTTTGAGTCACAGTAcatgaatcacatttttttttaatgcagtgcaAAAGTTACAAAGGTAGTATGATACTGTAGGTAGGTTTTTGTTCAAAATTaacattcaaatgtaattttaaaaatgtcacagctGGACTGATTTATATCTGCAAAGACAGTCTACTACTGTAAATACAAATCTCTGTTAGCAGTAGTCATTTAATTCAATATTGGATCAATCACAGTGTATAAAATTGCtgtcaaaaacaaaagacagtGAGATGTGTAAGAGTAGGAAGGCATGTGAATTCAGTCCTTTCAGTTACCCTCATTATTGATTTGAGACTTGCTTTTTTTGCGCTTCACCTTACCATTGGACATCGGGACACCCAACGACTCGAGACGGAAGGGGCGTGGCAGGACGGAGTCTGAGCTGACAGGCGGGTTCGTGTTGGAACCGCTCACAGTTAGGTGGGACACCCCATTAACGAGGGGAGGAGAGTGGATGACTGTAAGATAAGAGTTCCATCAGTTGGGTTAAAACCAGCATATGAGagaaaatgccaaaatgtaaaTTGGTTTGGTACTGTGACTGCTGCAGATGGTTGATGCTTTAAGAATTAATATCTTGTAAATGGAAAAGTTAAATATTAGCATGTACACTGACCTGAACTGAAGTCATAAGTAAATATCTTAACTTTGAGACGTTCTAAACTTTCtccaatatactgtataaaaaaaaaccttttatgcCTGATTTAAGTTATTCCATTGGGGCTTAATTAATTTCTCCctaacaaaaaaagagaaaccagACACACAGAATGATGACAACCTCCATGTTTACCACAGTGAGAAATACAGCTAATTTACTGTCAGGTCCTGGTCTTACCGTGTCCCTTGGTGGCTTCACCTCCCAGTAGTTGGCTTGCCCTCTTTGACTTGAAGTAGGTGCTGGCAATATTTTCGCTGTCGCTACGTCCTAGCATTTCCTTATACCTGTCCTCTTCCGCTTgctaaaaacagacagaggtAAGACTCTATggcagtgtttcagtgtgtgtaagTTAAAGATGATGTGTGGAACATAAACAGACCGAAAATGGTTCTCCGATATCAGCGGCTGAGCCTCTGTGAGCTGGAAGTTTTGGAGCCACTGctgtaagagagaaagaaagcaagatcATATTTAAGTAAAGTAATCTGTAAGAAATGTAGGATTTACAGTATCACAAGCTGCTTTCTATATGCCCTCTCCATACATCCCACCTGAAGGCAGTGTTGTTTTCTGCACCATCACGTCTGGCAGTCTCCAAGTGGCACTGTCCTCGTCCCAGACAGCTTCTTTCTTCAGGCGGTCCAGGTTGCTGTAGTTGCAGTCACGTCTCACCAGGGGCACCATACGCTCCAGCAGGCTGTGGAGTAACTGGCCTTCCCTCTCCAGCCGGCGGATGGTTGCCAGGTAGTCGTCCCTTTCCACCTCAAACTCTGCCTGCAGGTCACAGATCTCCAGTTTGGCTGCTTTCAGCTGCCACAGGAGGTTGATGTGGTTTTATGGTTGAACAGCAGAGCATGTGATTCAACACTGGAAGCTTAAAGACTCCATATTATCCAGTATCAGTTAAAGCAAAATTTTTGGTACTAAGTAAGGGTcaattttttgattttttttggtattaTACTCTGAATTTAACTGTTATTATCCTCCAAATCAGAAAATCCAAGAGGAGACAAAAGTATCTAtcactgaataaaacaaacaaaaaaaacatctattaaGTGATATATTTTAGTCATGAAGAGTAGTGAAATGTTGGTAGTGAACCAGACAATGAATTGGATTTATAGTAACAAAGGTATTTCAGTGTTGAGCAATTGtatcaattattttaaaaaagctttaaaaaactgTGTATCCCATATTGTGTGAGACTGTGACAGACCTTGCCTTGGACTTTGACCAACATCTGACTTTTGGCATGGACCTCTTCCTGGATGGAGTTGTAGACATTTAAGAGCACATTTTCACTATCCTCGCTGTTCTCCGATAAGGCCGTGATGAGCTGGACTTTTCTCTGATCCGCAACGTTCTTCCTCTGTCGGTGTCTCTGCTGTAACTCTTTGTTCCTTGCCTGTTCTCCTCCTACCACCTCctgctccagctgctgcagcctgGGGAGCAGATGTGGATGAATGGGAACACTTAATGGATGGGAGGTAAGTAGAATAATGACATCAAACTATGTAACAAGAGGCAATGGAGCTGTAATGACTGTCAGGTATAAAAACAGACAGCTTCTCGAAATCGGTCTTTAAAAATGCTGTCAagacaaataatacattaatagGCAAAAGTATATCTTAAAAGTTAAAGATGTTATAGTAGTTTAAAGAGATTAAATATTGCCAATTACTATGAAAAAATGATACAACAATATGCTCCAAAGTACAATCAAATTGTAAAAGGAAAGCAATGGTGTAAGCATACGATAtcatcatgttttcttcttcatatgGTTTCATCACAACATGTTTCACATCCTCTTCAAAATAATGTGCGAgatataatgaagaaaaaatcaTCACAGTACAAGCAGTGCTCATAGTAAGGATCATATGTTTGGTTCCTGACTGTGACAGTTTCCgaagatgtatataaaatgtgtgttgtttacCACTGAAGCCCACAAACCTTTCCAGGACATGTTTCTGATCCAGAGACCCTGCCGTGGTGACATCGGGTGAGTCTCTGAGCCCTTCTCCATCTGGACCTTTTTGGACACTGACAGCTGCACACGGTACAGCGGACTTGCTCGACCAACGTGAGAAAATAACATCCAGTAAATTTCTAATGATccatagttttatttcttagGTGGTGGATGCATAATTTTGGAATTACATGTTATGGATGATAAATGAAAATAGCAGTGGCGGACAGTACCTCAGTCAGGGAAGTTTCCTCAATTGTACTGCTGCTCAAGGGATCGGTAGTGAGACGCAGCCCTTCCTCAGCGACCTGTGTCATACAACTGGAGCTCACTGATGTTGGGGAACAAAACAATGCAAAGCAGTTAACAGAATGCAGTTTTTTTGGACACAACTTGAATCAATTTAGTGTTAGTTGGTTTCTTGTTTCAAGGCCAATAACTTTCTGTTACCATTCCTTGTGATAGagctccccctgctggctcTTGTCTCCTCCAGATCAGACAGCTTCAATTCATAGGAGGAACGCAGGGTAGCGATGTCCTCCTGCAGCTTTGCCTTGGATTCCTGCTCTGCATTGTACTCAGCCTGCAACTTGGCAAGCCTTTCCTCGTACTCCTGTGGAGAGAGCAATAAATCACCTGGATCTTATACTGCAAGTGATGTGAAGTGATATATTAGTGTGGGAACACTCTGGAGTTACCTCTTTAATCTTCTCCTTTTCTGCTTCTGTGTTGCTGGATTGTGGCCTTGAAGGGACAGCAGGAGAAGTCTCAGACGACTGACCAGACagtagagctgtaaaaaaaaaaaaaagaaaaaaaaagaaaaaagaagccagacaggtgataaaaatgatttaacaaaCCAGTagattcaaataaaacatcactcttataaaatcatcatcttataaaatcacttttaaatcaATTGGCAATATCCAAATAAACAATACTGTATCCTATTAATACCTTAATATCAAGAAAGAAGCCTAGCCACAAAATAAGTCACTTACATGAAAGGTTAGCAGTGCCCAGCTGGCCTGAGATGAGGGCCCGCAGGTTCTTGATCTCCTCCTGATACTCTCGGAGCAGAGCATCCTTAGGGTCCTCATTGATACGAGGCCTGTTCTGGATGCTCTTGGCTCGGTTGGCGTAGCGCAGAGTGCTCAAGCTTTCCTCGTAGTTGTTGTCAGCAGGGGAGAGACAGGCAATCATCAAGGTTCGCGTGTTCCCTCCCAGGGAGTCCTGCAGCAGCCTGGTCAGCTTGGAGTCCCGGTAGGGGATGTATTTGGAGCGTCCGTCCACCAGAGCAGAGATGACGTTGCCCAGAGCAGAGAGGGACAGGTTGATCTTGGTGGCCTCCCGGAGTCGCTCTCCAGTTGCGCCGGTTTTAGACTGACGTTCACTTCCTGCCAAGTCCACAAGGTTGAGTTTACCTGCTCGTAGATGGTCCTGACCATCTCCATCTGAGAGTGTAGAGTAAATACAACTTTAAAGTTTGTATCTTAATGTTGTTATAATGTATCTTAACACAGTTAAAGAAACTAGCTCTTTCCAAAATACTTTGCATTTCTTGTCTATTACATTGTTTGCTGccattttttacttattttctgGATAACCGATTCACTTTTTGTACCAACATTCAACTCATACAAGGGAAAATCATCCAAGAGGAGACTAAGATAACAACTTCTCCATCTTCAGTGGCAAATAAACCAGGATCTTATGCAACCATGAGGCTAGCTGTGTTTTGCATTCACCAATATGTTCTCAAGTTTTTCCACTGTCCACTTTTGATTCCAATCTGAAATGACTGTCAACACATCAAAACTGAACTCTAGACCAACTTAAACTTTTCAGTGTTTAGTCGATTACATAGTAGCAGATGATGTCGGTTGAGGGGAAATTCACTGAACCTAATAAATTGATGATGCGATTGTGGAATTTTCCTTTCATGTTCAACTGCTGGTGACGTTATGAGACATAATAGGACCACATGCTCCTACAAAGCACAAGttaatgcaaacaaaaacatatttatcacTAAAcagattaaagattaaatggTATTgtataattgtgtgtttgtgttcaccGGTGTTGCAAATCTCCAGGTGGATGGTGAAGATAGAGTGGGAGCGTGAGGAGTCTTTGTTCATCAGCGTGTAGCCCACTGCCCGGTTCCTCCAGCCTTGCTCTATGATCCTCTCACACTCCCCCACACTGTGCACAGTGTGCATGGAGAGATCCCGCACATACACTCCATGCTCTGGGTGCTCCTTCAActggggacacacacacacacacacacacacacacacacacacacacacacacacacacacacacacacacacacacacacacacacacacacacacacacacacacacacacacacacacacacacacacacacacacacacacacacacacacacacacacacacacacacacacacacacacacacacacacacacacacacacacacacacacacacacacacacacacacacacacacacacacacacacacacacacacacacacacacacacacacacacacacacacacacacacacacacacacacacacacacacacacacacacacacacacacacacacacacacacacacacacacacacacacacacacacacacacacacacacacacacacacacacacacacacacacacacacacacacacacacacacacacacacacacacacacacacacacacacacacacacacacacacaatggagtGGACTTCAGGAGTCATGTAATAACTGTGCTTTCaagtcaccatggcaacatttacagtattgaGCACAAAGCAAAAGGCAATGTGTTCGCTGTCAGAGAGCAGTTTGAGGAACAGGTTTCATAATCAACACTTTGCCTTCTTGTGTTACACAACAATGTCTGATTTGTTTATTCGCCTGATTTCTTTAGTACAGCTTTTATtaaatttcatctttttttaaaaacttttcttttgtctttttaatctattttaacctagtttgaATTATGCTAGTCtgtatgaaagatgctatataaata
It encodes:
- the kif17 gene encoding kinesin-like protein KIF17; protein product: MGSESVKVVVRCRPLNDREHALGCKMVLCMDLHRCQCFIEKPRAVDEPPKQFTFDGTYFIDQNTEQMYNEIAYPLVEGVTEGYNGTIFAYGQTGSGKSFTMQGVTEPAAQKGVIPRAFEHVFESIQCAENTKFLVRASYLEIYNEEVRDLLGNDTKQRLELKEHPEHGVYVRDLSMHTVHSVGECERIIEQGWRNRAVGYTLMNKDSSRSHSIFTIHLEICNTDGDGQDHLRAGKLNLVDLAGSERQSKTGATGERLREATKINLSLSALGNVISALVDGRSKYIPYRDSKLTRLLQDSLGGNTRTLMIACLSPADNNYEESLSTLRYANRAKSIQNRPRINEDPKDALLREYQEEIKNLRALISGQLGTANLSSLLSGQSSETSPAVPSRPQSSNTEAEKEKIKEEYEERLAKLQAEYNAEQESKAKLQEDIATLRSSYELKLSDLEETRASRGSSITRNAVSVQKGPDGEGLRDSPDVTTAGSLDQKHVLERLQQLEQEVVGGEQARNKELQQRHRQRKNVADQRKVQLITALSENSEDSENVLLNVYNSIQEEVHAKSQMLVKVQGKLKAAKLEICDLQAEFEVERDDYLATIRRLEREGQLLHSLLERMVPLVRRDCNYSNLDRLKKEAVWDEDSATWRLPDVMVQKTTLPSAVAPKLPAHRGSAADIGEPFSQAEEDRYKEMLGRSDSENIASTYFKSKRASQLLGGEATKGHVIHSPPLVNGVSHLTVSGSNTNPPVSSDSVLPRPFRLESLGVPMSNGKVKRKKSKSQINNEGN